The following are encoded together in the Adhaeribacter arboris genome:
- a CDS encoding winged helix-turn-helix transcriptional regulator → MTKVKEASTNHSNKTTALYDCPVTFTLSKIGGRWKPLIIYNLLPGPRRYSELKKLIPAITEKMLIQHLKELEVDQLVFRKALAVVPPHVEYSLTPSGQELGPVLQEMAGWGFKYREPGNATG, encoded by the coding sequence ATGACAAAAGTAAAAGAAGCTTCTACGAACCATAGTAACAAAACCACCGCTTTGTATGACTGTCCGGTTACCTTTACGCTGAGCAAAATTGGTGGCCGCTGGAAGCCCCTCATTATTTATAACCTGCTCCCGGGGCCGCGTAGGTACAGTGAGTTAAAAAAGTTAATTCCGGCTATTACCGAAAAAATGCTGATTCAGCACTTAAAAGAATTGGAAGTTGACCAACTGGTTTTCCGGAAAGCCCTGGCCGTAGTACCCCCGCACGTGGAATATAGTTTAACCCCATCCGGGCAAGAACTCGGCCCGGTACTTCAGGAAATGGCGGGCTGGGGATTTAAATACCGGGAACCAGGCAACGCAACGGGATAG
- a CDS encoding NmrA family NAD(P)-binding protein: MKYVVTGSLGHISKPLAERLIQAGHQVTIISSNAGKISEIEKLGATAAIGSVEDTAFLTQAFTGADAVYTMVPPTISAPDWRQHIAKVGKNYAEAIRATGVKYVVNLSSMGAHMPEGCGPVSGIYYVEQALNELEGVAVKHLRPGFFYYNFLANAGMVKHMGIIGGNYGSDTKMVLVATDDIAEVAAEELLNLNFTGKSVRYIVSDERRTQEIATIFGQAVGKPDLHWVDFPDQDTLGAMLQNGLPEDVAKNYTEMGAAIRSEEMFSDYRQQKSIKLSKTKLEAFAPSFAQAYAQV; encoded by the coding sequence ATGAAATACGTTGTAACCGGTTCTTTAGGACACATCAGCAAACCTTTAGCCGAAAGATTAATTCAGGCGGGCCACCAAGTAACCATTATCAGCAGCAATGCCGGTAAAATTTCTGAAATTGAAAAATTAGGTGCAACTGCCGCTATTGGTTCGGTAGAAGATACGGCTTTTTTAACCCAGGCCTTTACCGGAGCCGATGCTGTTTATACCATGGTACCTCCTACTATATCTGCTCCTGATTGGCGTCAGCATATAGCCAAAGTAGGTAAGAATTATGCCGAAGCTATCCGGGCTACCGGGGTAAAATACGTGGTAAACTTAAGTAGTATGGGCGCGCACATGCCGGAAGGTTGCGGTCCGGTAAGCGGAATATATTATGTAGAACAAGCTTTAAATGAATTGGAAGGTGTGGCGGTAAAGCATTTGCGTCCCGGCTTTTTCTACTACAATTTCCTGGCGAATGCAGGTATGGTAAAGCACATGGGTATTATCGGCGGAAATTACGGTTCAGATACCAAAATGGTATTAGTCGCGACGGATGATATTGCAGAAGTGGCCGCCGAAGAATTATTAAATTTAAATTTTACGGGTAAAAGTGTCCGGTATATTGTTTCCGACGAACGCCGCACCCAGGAAATAGCGACAATTTTTGGTCAGGCCGTAGGAAAACCTGATTTGCACTGGGTTGATTTTCCCGACCAGGATACGCTGGGCGCCATGCTGCAAAACGGTTTACCCGAAGACGTAGCGAAAAATTACACCGAAATGGGAGCCGCAATCCGCAGCGAGGAGATGTTCTCGGATTATCGCCAGCAGAAATCGATTAAACTAAGTAAAACGAAATTAGAAGCTTTTGCCCCATCCTTTGCGCAGGCTTATGCGCAAGTTTAA
- a CDS encoding TM2 domain-containing protein produces MKIKFLLANLIVVLLLSACARETYYFPKVGDPYGSYHKKATPAPATTPDKVITAEEMVTEPTPVNEVALTASVNKIAVAPVKSDVTAIKSVSTVKKAKISKIAEIKAALKVKKQIKAVVKAAEKKEKAANPAEAASGKSQLVAAVLAFVVGYVGIHRFYLGYTGIGIAQVLTLGGCGIWALIDLIRILMGDLKPKDGDYTEKLDF; encoded by the coding sequence ATGAAAATAAAGTTTTTACTAGCTAACCTTATTGTAGTTCTTTTATTATCCGCTTGTGCCAGAGAAACCTATTATTTCCCGAAAGTAGGTGATCCTTACGGCAGCTATCATAAAAAAGCCACTCCCGCTCCGGCTACAACTCCTGATAAAGTAATCACGGCTGAGGAAATGGTAACTGAACCAACGCCAGTAAATGAAGTGGCTTTAACTGCCTCCGTTAACAAAATAGCTGTAGCTCCCGTTAAATCCGATGTTACGGCCATTAAATCGGTTAGTACGGTTAAAAAAGCTAAAATTTCTAAAATTGCCGAAATTAAAGCCGCTTTAAAGGTTAAAAAACAAATTAAAGCGGTTGTTAAAGCCGCTGAAAAGAAAGAAAAAGCGGCTAACCCCGCTGAAGCCGCTTCCGGAAAAAGCCAGTTAGTGGCGGCGGTCCTTGCTTTTGTAGTGGGTTACGTAGGAATTCACCGTTTTTATTTGGGTTATACGGGCATTGGTATTGCGCAGGTGTTAACTTTAGGTGGTTGCGGCATTTGGGCGCTTATCGACCTGATCCGGATTCTGATGGGCGACTTAAAACCAAAAGATGGTGATTACACGGAAAAATTGGATTTCTAA
- a CDS encoding DUF2752 domain-containing protein: MSYGKISGYILIPVILLLLPADQFDTGTSLCLSKLLLHTECYGCGMMRAIMHLIHFDFSTALHFNKLSVIVFPLLGYLWAQSFLREVARHRPYRRG, from the coding sequence TTGTCGTACGGTAAAATCAGCGGGTATATTCTTATTCCGGTTATCCTTTTGCTTTTACCTGCCGATCAATTTGATACCGGTACTTCGCTTTGTTTGAGTAAGCTCTTACTGCATACCGAGTGTTACGGCTGTGGCATGATGCGCGCCATTATGCACCTGATTCATTTTGATTTTAGTACGGCACTTCATTTTAATAAATTATCTGTGATTGTTTTTCCCTTGCTGGGTTATTTGTGGGCACAATCCTTCCTGCGCGAAGTAGCTAGACACCGTCCGTACCGGCGAGGATAA
- a CDS encoding ArsR/SmtB family transcription factor translates to MRNLLSRVESKKIDKAASMLKVLAHPKRLAIVDLLGKEEKMTVTEIYKYLDLPQAIASQHLITLKDKGVLSSFKVGTKIYYSLSIPKLIDVIDCLEECCTDI, encoded by the coding sequence ATGAGAAATTTATTGTCGAGAGTGGAGTCTAAAAAGATAGACAAAGCTGCCTCGATGCTCAAGGTGTTAGCTCATCCGAAGCGCCTTGCGATTGTTGATCTTTTAGGAAAAGAAGAAAAAATGACGGTAACGGAAATTTATAAGTATTTAGATTTACCGCAAGCCATTGCTTCTCAGCATTTGATTACCCTAAAAGATAAAGGAGTACTTTCTTCTTTTAAAGTGGGTACCAAAATTTATTACTCCCTTTCTATTCCCAAGCTTATTGATGTTATCGATTGCCTGGAAGAGTGCTGCACGGATATTTAA
- a CDS encoding anhydro-N-acetylmuramic acid kinase — MNTYRIIGLMSGTSLDGVDLAYCIFTKKNQNWIYKIYYTATLPYTFFWKQRLDTLMGVSTEKFILADHQYGTYLGEAVREFVSKNGLSPDFIASHGHTIFHQPDQHISYQLGHGAYLAAAAGLPVVCDFRTLDIALGGQGAPLVPIGDQLLFGEYDCCLNLGGIANISVASPAGRIAFDTGACNMLLNTLISEINLPFDENGSLGRQGQVQTKLLEQLNAADYFSAPPPKSLGKEWVDAHTLALLLNANCSLTDKLQTACYHIAFHVAGSIQNLFLDSQPRQVLATGGGAFNTYLVELIQQALGPQFKVVVPEPELVSFKEALIFAFLGVLRWRQEPNCFSSVTGAPHDNVGGAIYWGSKK, encoded by the coding sequence ATGAATACTTATCGGATTATCGGGCTCATGTCGGGCACCTCTCTGGATGGAGTCGACTTAGCATACTGCATATTTACGAAAAAAAATCAAAATTGGATATATAAAATATATTATACTGCTACTTTACCATATACTTTTTTTTGGAAACAGCGATTAGACACTCTAATGGGCGTTTCGACCGAAAAATTTATTTTGGCTGATCATCAATACGGTACCTATTTAGGGGAAGCAGTACGGGAGTTCGTTAGTAAAAACGGCCTCTCTCCGGATTTTATTGCTTCGCATGGGCACACCATTTTTCACCAACCCGACCAGCATATCAGTTACCAACTAGGCCATGGCGCTTACCTGGCCGCAGCCGCTGGATTGCCGGTGGTCTGCGATTTCCGAACCCTTGATATTGCCCTCGGCGGACAAGGTGCTCCCCTCGTTCCCATCGGCGATCAACTACTCTTCGGTGAATACGATTGCTGCCTGAACCTGGGTGGTATTGCTAATATATCCGTAGCGAGTCCGGCGGGCCGCATTGCCTTTGATACCGGAGCCTGCAACATGCTGTTAAATACTCTAATAAGCGAAATTAATTTACCTTTTGATGAAAATGGTAGCTTGGGCCGGCAAGGCCAGGTACAAACAAAATTACTGGAACAACTTAACGCTGCCGACTATTTTTCCGCGCCACCCCCTAAATCGTTAGGCAAAGAATGGGTAGATGCCCATACCTTGGCATTGTTATTAAACGCTAATTGCTCCTTAACGGATAAATTACAGACTGCCTGTTACCACATTGCCTTTCATGTAGCGGGCAGTATCCAAAATTTATTTTTAGATTCTCAACCCCGCCAAGTATTAGCAACCGGCGGTGGAGCCTTTAATACGTATTTAGTAGAACTTATTCAGCAAGCCTTAGGTCCTCAGTTTAAGGTAGTGGTTCCCGAACCCGAGCTGGTAAGTTTTAAAGAAGCCTTAATTTTTGCGTTTTTAGGTGTACTCCGCTGGCGTCAGGAACCTAATTGTTTCAGCAGTGTTACCGGTGCTCCGCACGATAATGTGGGTGGCGCGATTTATTGGGGAAGTAAGAAATAA
- a CDS encoding mechanosensitive ion channel family protein, translating into MDIRDLLQQKFLGNSLENIIWFAGIMSFGYIFKTMLSQLLSGILYGFIKNYSVDVTKADFRRLLVTPLAFLTFLVFLYLAFDRLHYPTEFFGLPEKGNLGFKTITQRIYRIFLIVSITWVVMRLVDFFGMIFLKRAEKTVSKLDDQLVPFFKDFAKVIIVLIGFFVMLGSVFRVDVTKLIAGLGVGGLALAFAAKESIENLLASFTIFLDQPFVVGDLVQVGDITGVVEKIGFRSTRIRTLEKSYVTLPNKHMIDKPLDNLTLRTFRRVLFDVSVTYSTTSEQVRAIAAEIQTFIDNHPHTNQDGRVRFNRLGAHSKDIMVQYFVDTMDWNEYIDIKEEINYKIVEIVEKHQAEFAYPTTSIVLQKSEQDKLNTAVD; encoded by the coding sequence ATGGATATACGAGACCTGCTACAGCAGAAATTTCTGGGTAATAGTCTGGAGAATATTATTTGGTTCGCCGGCATTATGTCGTTCGGTTACATATTTAAAACTATGTTATCGCAATTGCTTTCCGGTATCTTGTATGGCTTTATTAAAAACTATTCCGTTGATGTAACCAAAGCCGATTTCCGGCGCTTGCTGGTAACTCCGCTTGCTTTCCTTACTTTTCTGGTTTTTCTGTATCTAGCTTTTGACCGGCTGCATTACCCTACCGAGTTTTTTGGCTTACCCGAAAAAGGTAATCTGGGCTTCAAAACCATTACCCAACGCATTTACCGTATTTTCCTGATAGTATCGATTACCTGGGTAGTAATGCGGTTGGTAGATTTTTTTGGAATGATCTTTTTAAAACGGGCCGAAAAAACCGTTTCCAAGCTCGATGACCAGTTAGTGCCCTTTTTCAAAGATTTCGCGAAAGTAATAATTGTACTGATTGGCTTTTTCGTCATGCTGGGCTCCGTATTTCGGGTGGATGTTACCAAACTAATTGCCGGCTTAGGGGTAGGTGGTTTAGCGCTGGCTTTTGCCGCGAAAGAAAGTATCGAGAATTTACTGGCTTCGTTTACTATTTTCCTCGATCAGCCGTTTGTGGTCGGCGATTTAGTACAAGTAGGCGATATTACGGGAGTAGTAGAAAAAATTGGTTTCCGGAGTACACGCATCCGAACGCTTGAAAAAAGCTACGTAACCCTGCCCAATAAACACATGATCGATAAACCTTTGGATAATCTGACGTTGCGTACCTTCCGGCGGGTATTATTTGATGTGTCGGTTACGTACAGTACTACTTCGGAACAGGTTCGGGCCATTGCCGCCGAAATCCAAACTTTTATCGATAACCACCCGCACACGAACCAAGACGGCCGGGTGCGCTTTAACCGCTTAGGTGCGCATTCGAAAGATATTATGGTGCAGTACTTCGTGGATACCATGGACTGGAACGAGTACATTGATATAAAAGAAGAAATTAATTACAAAATTGTGGAGATAGTAGAAAAACACCAGGCCGAATTTGCTTATCCTACCACTTCTATTGTTTTGCAGAAATCGGAACAAGATAAGTTGAACACCGCGGTGGATTAA
- a CDS encoding PepSY-associated TM helix domain-containing protein translates to MKNFFRSIHLYLSLACGLVIGVVCFTGAAMVFEKEMLETIYPERYKVTEGSKRVSLEQLIRNFNQAKPGVKVAGIKIYDDARRTVELSYSEEKNENKARDKAENKAARGKEQGGPKEGKGGYGGPGKGGGRSTHVAFMNPYTGQLIATSSQKNAFFRTMFELHRWLLVQDGPGKLIVGVSTFTFLFILLTGIILWWPKNKKILQQRLTIKWNAGWKRINHDWHIVIGFYTALFLFVFAFTGLAWSFEWFNDGIYKLTNTSKEPPEPPHSLIRNEAQPITFDQAYDIAKNQMPDVEFYQFNRPREAEDAFTVMVMPKDAAHERATSQLFLDQYSGEKIGQLLFQDKNLGQRVRSTFYPVHVGSIGGLPGRIIAFISCVAGFTFPITGVILWINRLRKNKKKKIKKTLAQAR, encoded by the coding sequence ATGAAAAATTTCTTCCGGAGTATACATTTATATCTGAGCTTAGCTTGCGGCTTAGTAATTGGCGTGGTTTGCTTTACGGGAGCCGCTATGGTTTTCGAAAAAGAAATGTTGGAAACTATTTACCCGGAACGTTATAAGGTAACGGAAGGAAGTAAGCGCGTCAGTCTGGAGCAATTAATCCGTAATTTTAACCAAGCTAAACCCGGGGTGAAAGTTGCCGGGATAAAAATTTACGATGATGCCCGCCGGACCGTTGAATTAAGTTATTCTGAAGAGAAAAACGAAAATAAAGCAAGAGATAAAGCTGAAAATAAAGCTGCTAGAGGCAAAGAACAAGGTGGGCCTAAAGAAGGTAAAGGGGGCTACGGTGGTCCGGGCAAAGGGGGTGGCCGAAGCACCCACGTTGCTTTCATGAATCCTTATACCGGTCAGTTAATCGCTACTTCCAGCCAGAAAAATGCTTTTTTCCGGACTATGTTTGAACTCCATCGATGGTTACTAGTACAAGACGGACCCGGTAAATTAATTGTAGGAGTTAGTACCTTTACTTTTCTATTTATTTTACTTACCGGCATCATTCTGTGGTGGCCCAAAAACAAAAAAATTCTGCAGCAACGCCTCACCATAAAATGGAACGCCGGCTGGAAACGCATTAATCACGATTGGCACATTGTAATTGGTTTTTATACTGCTTTATTTTTGTTTGTTTTTGCTTTTACCGGTTTAGCCTGGTCTTTTGAATGGTTTAACGATGGTATTTACAAACTAACCAACACCAGTAAAGAACCACCCGAACCGCCCCACTCCCTCATAAGAAATGAGGCTCAACCAATTACTTTTGATCAAGCGTATGACATAGCGAAAAACCAAATGCCTGACGTTGAATTTTACCAGTTCAACCGTCCGCGGGAAGCGGAAGACGCTTTTACCGTAATGGTAATGCCCAAGGATGCGGCGCACGAACGGGCGACGAGTCAATTATTTTTAGATCAATATTCCGGCGAAAAAATAGGCCAGCTCTTGTTCCAGGATAAAAATTTGGGCCAGCGCGTGCGTAGTACCTTTTACCCGGTGCACGTAGGTTCTATTGGTGGTTTACCGGGCCGGATTATTGCCTTTATTTCGTGCGTAGCCGGTTTCACTTTCCCCATTACCGGCGTTATTCTTTGGATTAATCGCCTGCGGAAGAATAAAAAGAAAAAAATAAAAAAAACACTAGCGCAGGCCAGATAA
- a CDS encoding TonB-dependent receptor gives MIHLDHLPKRLKIGLLVVLLSFIQKFTATAQEFAYLGESAGNGVIKGSITSTDGNPVGFVSVFIKGTNKGAITTEDGKFYIKNIKEGSYTLVASFIGLQAQEMPVAVTNNETSIADFTLPKNTQQLNEVMVTATRSKNKTPVTIGKIAISPLDMPQSMTIVNSQVIADQQASKLSDVIRNVNGVSLGSTRGTTSETFFARGYNLGANNIMKNGARVNSAAIPEASTLEKVEVLKGSAALLYGNVSGGAVINMVTKQPKFEYGGEVSLRAGSYNLFKPIGDVYGPITKNLAFRLVGTYETAESYRKSIESKKFYVNPSLLYKLGAKTEILVQADYLNHDLTPDFGIGSLNSKIPTSISRSSFFNTPWAYNKIEQRTASVNINHQLSNSWKLNVIGSNQLFKRDYFSTERIQADADGDWGRKLTRSKIAEDYYTGQVNLTGTFNTGSFNHQLLVGTDAERYLNTTNAFNIASLSKEGVYDSINILNPTKYVTRTDEPLATNTTRTEAPTYRFGYYAQDLISISNKVKVLAGLRWSYQKTVAAKTYDVATDAPTPNQTATDRFDRAFSPRIGIVYQPVSNTALFASYSNNFTPNTGRDIYNQNLAPSIIDQYEIGVKNDFFNDKLSANFTLYRIINNNLAQQAQYLADGTPNSDTNIRELTGQTTSDGAELDLNGNLTQGLNFLAGYSYNFMRYTKTSGKTGSYKEGERLVSNPAHTANATLFYTFSNETLKGLKVGLSGFYTGKRNGGWNNTVGWPEANGQLPGYSRLIPVSGFTTLDVSLGYSIKKFSILGKLSNITNELNYYVHENYSVNPIPPRQFITTVSYRF, from the coding sequence ATGATACATCTTGACCATCTACCTAAACGCCTTAAAATAGGGTTACTTGTTGTTCTACTAAGCTTTATTCAAAAATTTACTGCTACCGCGCAAGAGTTTGCTTACTTAGGCGAAAGTGCGGGCAATGGTGTTATTAAAGGAAGTATTACTTCCACGGATGGTAATCCGGTTGGTTTTGTAAGTGTTTTTATAAAAGGCACTAATAAAGGTGCTATTACCACCGAAGACGGTAAGTTTTATATCAAAAATATTAAAGAAGGTTCTTATACTCTGGTGGCCAGTTTCATAGGTTTACAAGCTCAGGAAATGCCGGTTGCGGTAACTAATAACGAAACCAGCATCGCCGATTTTACATTGCCTAAAAATACCCAGCAGTTAAACGAAGTAATGGTAACGGCTACTCGCAGTAAAAACAAAACTCCGGTGACCATTGGTAAAATTGCTATTAGCCCGCTTGACATGCCGCAAAGCATGACCATTGTCAATAGTCAGGTTATTGCCGACCAGCAAGCTTCCAAATTAAGTGACGTCATCCGGAATGTAAACGGTGTTTCTTTGGGAAGCACCCGGGGAACGACTTCGGAAACATTCTTCGCCCGAGGGTATAATTTAGGCGCCAATAATATTATGAAAAACGGCGCTCGCGTGAACTCGGCAGCTATTCCGGAAGCTAGTACTTTAGAAAAAGTAGAAGTTTTAAAAGGCAGTGCGGCTTTGCTTTACGGTAATGTTAGCGGCGGAGCGGTAATTAACATGGTTACCAAACAACCTAAGTTTGAATACGGCGGTGAAGTATCGCTCCGGGCGGGTAGCTATAACTTGTTTAAACCAATTGGCGATGTTTACGGCCCCATTACTAAAAACCTGGCTTTCCGGTTAGTTGGTACCTACGAAACCGCCGAAAGTTACCGGAAAAGTATAGAATCGAAGAAGTTTTATGTAAATCCTTCCTTACTGTATAAGTTAGGGGCAAAAACCGAAATTTTGGTGCAAGCCGATTATTTAAACCACGATTTAACGCCGGATTTTGGTATTGGCTCCTTAAACAGTAAAATACCCACCAGCATCTCAAGATCCAGCTTTTTTAATACTCCCTGGGCTTACAACAAAATTGAGCAACGCACGGCTTCCGTCAATATCAATCATCAACTTAGTAATTCCTGGAAATTAAATGTTATTGGTTCAAATCAGTTATTTAAGCGCGATTATTTTTCTACGGAACGTATTCAGGCCGATGCAGATGGGGATTGGGGCCGTAAACTAACTCGCTCAAAAATTGCCGAAGATTATTATACTGGCCAGGTTAACCTGACCGGTACCTTTAACACGGGCAGCTTTAACCATCAACTTTTAGTAGGAACAGACGCCGAAAGATATTTAAATACTACCAATGCCTTTAATATTGCTTCCTTGAGTAAGGAAGGCGTGTACGATTCTATTAATATTCTTAATCCGACGAAATATGTAACCCGCACCGATGAGCCTTTGGCTACTAATACTACCCGTACCGAAGCGCCAACTTACCGTTTTGGTTATTATGCCCAGGATTTAATCAGTATTTCTAATAAGGTGAAAGTGTTGGCCGGTTTGCGTTGGTCGTACCAAAAAACAGTAGCTGCTAAAACGTACGATGTAGCAACCGATGCTCCCACGCCTAACCAAACTGCAACTGACCGTTTCGACCGTGCTTTTTCACCCCGGATAGGGATTGTTTACCAGCCCGTTTCTAATACCGCCTTGTTTGCCAGCTATTCTAATAATTTTACGCCTAATACCGGCCGAGACATCTACAACCAAAATTTGGCACCGTCTATCATCGATCAGTATGAAATTGGCGTTAAGAACGATTTCTTTAATGATAAACTTTCGGCTAATTTCACTTTATACCGTATTATAAATAACAACCTGGCCCAACAAGCACAATATTTGGCTGATGGTACGCCGAACTCAGATACTAACATTAGAGAGTTAACTGGTCAAACAACCAGCGATGGCGCAGAATTAGACTTAAATGGTAACCTTACGCAAGGATTAAACTTTTTGGCGGGCTATAGTTATAACTTTATGCGCTACACCAAAACTTCTGGTAAAACCGGTAGCTATAAAGAAGGGGAAAGATTAGTGAGCAATCCAGCTCATACCGCTAATGCCACCTTATTTTACACTTTTTCTAACGAAACACTTAAAGGCTTAAAAGTAGGATTATCTGGTTTTTATACTGGTAAACGCAATGGCGGTTGGAACAATACGGTGGGATGGCCGGAAGCAAATGGCCAGCTACCAGGTTATAGCCGCTTGATTCCAGTTAGTGGTTTTACAACCTTGGATGTGAGTTTAGGATACTCCATCAAAAAGTTCTCGATTTTAGGAAAACTATCTAATATTACCAACGAGCTGAATTACTACGTGCACGAAAACTACAGCGTCAACCCAATCCCTCCGCGCCAATTTATAACTACCGTTTCTTACCGATTTTAA
- a CDS encoding alpha/beta hydrolase yields the protein MYTHQKNIKSAGKPLEETGKALIMIHGRGATAESILSLREHLNVANFSLFAPQATNHSWYPYSFMAPIEQNQPALDSALALLNGLIDSIKEKGITSKAIYLLGFSQGACLTAEFANRQAQLYGGLILFTGGLIGQQLNIQNYTGTFEGTPVLITTGDPDPHVPVSRVNETEKILEEKGATVTKKIYKGRPHTILQEEIDLARTILSPTAANH from the coding sequence ATGTATACGCATCAAAAAAATATTAAATCTGCCGGGAAGCCCCTGGAAGAAACTGGTAAAGCGCTCATCATGATTCATGGCCGCGGAGCCACGGCTGAAAGCATTTTATCACTAAGAGAACACCTGAATGTGGCTAATTTTTCTCTTTTCGCTCCGCAAGCAACTAACCATAGCTGGTACCCCTATAGTTTTATGGCTCCGATAGAGCAAAATCAACCGGCTCTGGACTCGGCTTTGGCGCTACTTAATGGCCTAATAGATAGTATTAAAGAAAAAGGAATTACTAGTAAGGCTATTTATTTATTGGGCTTCTCGCAAGGAGCTTGCTTAACGGCGGAATTTGCCAACCGGCAGGCGCAACTTTACGGTGGACTCATCCTGTTTACGGGAGGTTTAATTGGACAACAGCTTAATATCCAAAATTACACCGGTACTTTTGAAGGCACCCCGGTTTTGATTACTACCGGCGATCCGGACCCGCACGTACCGGTAAGCCGGGTAAACGAAACAGAAAAAATTTTAGAAGAAAAAGGGGCAACCGTAACTAAAAAAATTTACAAAGGTCGCCCCCATACTATTTTACAGGAAGAGATTGATCTGGCAAGAACTATTTTAAGTCCTACTGCTGCAAATCATTAG